Sequence from the Sphingobacteriaceae bacterium GW460-11-11-14-LB5 genome:
CTTGCACCGTTATCGCCAATAATTACAAAAACTAAAGTATTTTCCAATTGCTGCGACGTTTTAAGGTAATCAATCAATCTTCCAACTTCGTAATCAGTGTAAGTTAAATAGGCTGCGTAAACTTCCATAAAACGGGCATACACCTTACGTTGCTTATCGGATAACTTATCCCAGGCCAAAATATTTGGGTTACGTTCTGGCAAAACGGTATTTTGTGGAATAATGCCCGATTTCTTTTCTTGTGCAAAAATTTCCTGCCGGAAATTATCCCATCCCTTATCGAATTTACCCTTGTATAAATCCCTAAACTCATCAGGCACCTGGTGTGGTGAATGTGTTGCACCCGGCGCATAGTATAAGAAAAATGGCTTACCAGACTTTACGGCTTGCTGGCGTTTCAAATAAGAAATGGCCTTGTCGGTAATCTGAGCAGTTAAATGGCGACCATCTGGCGTAACATGGGCGTTATCTTCAACTAAGTCTGGTTTGTATTGATCTGTAGCGGAGCCTAAAAACCCGAAGAAATGGTCAAACCCTTTCCCCAGTGGCCAACGATCGAATGGCCCTACATCTGTTGCATCCTCATCTGGTGTTAAACCATATTTTCCTACGGCAAAGGTATTGTATCCATTTTCTCTTAATATTTCGGCGGCTGTTCCTTTATCGGAAGGGATTCTTCCATCCCAACCCGGAAAACCGGCAGACATACGGGTATGTGCAAAACCGCCCATATGCACCGCATGAGAATTTCTTCCGGTTAATAAAGCAGATCTGGTAGGTGCGCAAATTGCGGTAGTATGAAAATTGGTGTAACGTAAGCCATCTTTGGCCAAAGCGTCAAAAGTTGGGGTATTGATTAAGCCTCCAAAAGTAGTGGTCGCACCAAATCCAACATCGTCAATTAAAATCCAAAGTACATTTGGCGCATTTGCCGGGGCCTTTATTGGGTCTGTCCAGTATTCTTTTGATTCTCCAAGCGTGCGACCGATTACTCCTTTAAAAGGTTCTTGTTGTTGCGTAATATTTTGTGCAGCAACCTGATTAGCTATAAAGCTAGCGGTGATTGCTGTTAAGATTAAAAATTTCTTCATGTTTTTTGAGTTAAGTTTTTAGCTATTATTTTGATGAAGCGATAGCGCCAGCAGGCTTGTTTTGACTAACCGCAGCAGAAATTTCTTGGGTTGAAGCCTGACCTACCTTTTGCCAAACCAGTTTTCCATCTTTGTAAAGCAGTAGCGTAGGCAAGCTTTTGATATTTTTTTCTTTAACTAATTTTGCCTGCTCATAAGATTCGATTTTAATGATTTTAGCGCCAAAACTTTTTTGGTTTTCCAGCGAATCCAAAACAGGAACCAGTTTTTTGCAAGAACCACAATATTTAGAACCAAAATCTATCAGCACTACCTTTGCAGATTGCGTTAGCTTGTTATAGGCCGCTGTTGTGATTGCTGCTTGTTTAGTATGATCTTCAATGGGATAACCCGAGCCTATCCATTTGCTAAAACCGCCATCAAGCACCCAAACATCTCTGAATCCCTTTTCATTTAATACTTTAGCTAAAGAATTGCTTCTTCCACTACCGATGGAATAAATAACAATAGGCTTTTGACCAGTTAATTGTTTTAAGTCTTTTTGGTAATCTGCACCTGCGGGATTGATGTTTACAGCGCCTTTGATGTGGCTTTGCTGAAATTCTTCTGCCGATCTGGCATCAATTACCAGAGCCTGTGCTTTATTGATCTTTTCTGCAATTTGGGCGAAAGATGGCGTAGTTTGCGCTTTTGCAACACCTATATACAGGATTATTGCCATTAAGTTTACGATTGTTTTTTTCATGGGTTTTAAGTTTTAATTTTTAGTAAATCCTTTGGTGACCAAACTATCCAGTCCACCAATATTATAAACCTTAGCATAACCCAGGTTCAGCAGCGAATCGGTCGCTAAGCCACTTCTATGGCCAGACCTGCAGTACAAATAAATTGGTTTTGTTTTATCGAGCTGGGCAATGTTTTTTAAAAAGTCAGGACTTTTTACATCGATGTTTTGGGCATGTTTTAAATGGGCTTTTTGGAATTCTTCAGTACTTCTAACATCTACCAGATAGGCACTGCCATTTGAAATCTCCTTTAAAATTTGTGGCGTAACCGGTTTGGTTGATGAAACAGCAGTTTTAGCCAGTTTCGGGTGATTTTTTACTGCTTTTTGCGCGAAAGTTGCTGTACTTAACAAAAGCAGTGTAAACAAAATCTGAATCTTTTTCATATCTATTTTTCTAGGAATTAAACTGTTAAAATCTTTAGCTTATTTAATTACCAACCTGGGTTTTGCTTTAACAATGGATTGTTCTCTATTTCTGCCTGTGGAATTGGATACAACCGGTTTTTTTCAGTGGCTATTGTTTTGCCAACTTTGTGCAGGCTTGATACGAAAATTGAATTACCAGCGGCATCTTTCTCTCTGATCAAATCGAACCAACGTTCATATTCATAAACTAACTCTAAGCGCCGATCCAGATACAAGGCATCTCTAAATGCGTTTTTGTCTGGTGTGTTAATTAAACTAAGTGCACCCAGCCCTGCTCTTCCTCTTACCCGGTTTAACGAACTGAAAGCTTTTGCGCTTGGCCCGTTCAGTTCATTCTCTGCCTCTGCATGAATTAATAATAGATCTGCATAGCGCAAAATATTTACATTAGCTGCTGCCTCTGCGGTTAAAGTAGTAGAATTGGGATCCCAAAATTTATTAAAGAATGGCGTCAGTTCTGCAGTAGGTACAGGGTCGGTAGTTTTGTAAACATAGGTTTTACCATCAATACCTAAGGAGTATAAATTGCCGTTTGTTGGGCTTTGGAAGGCTTTTACAAAAGTTGCATCTCTTCTTTTATCAGCGGGTGTGTATAACTTGTAGATACTGAAATATTTATCGGTACCTACGGTATAATACCTCACCATGTGTGCGTAATTGCCGCTTAAACCTGGTACGTTACTTAAAATTGCCCTCGAAGTTTCGTTATTGCCCTGCCCTTGAGAATTAGATTTAAATTGCACAGAAAATATATGTTCTTTACCGTTTTTTGTAGCTGGCAAGAAAGCATCTGCATAGTTATCAAACAAACCATAACCGTAATTTCCTGTTCCCCCATCCGCAGGCGAAAGCACTTCCTCAGCCAGGCGAACAGCATCAGCATATTTTGCCGTGATATTTAAAGGTTGCGATGCTTCTGTTAAATACACTTTAGCCAGCAAAGCTTTTGCAGCACCCTTTGTTGCTCTGCCCACATTTGGCGATACATAGGTTGCCGGCAAATCGATGGCGGCTTCGATTAAATCTTTTTCAATTTGACCATAAACTTGTTGGGGCGTAGATTTTGCAATTGCATAATCAGAAGCTTTGATAAATTCTTGTTGCGCAGTAATTAAAGGCACGCCGCCAAATAACCTGACCAGGTTGAAATAATATAATGCCCTTAAAAATTTAGCTTCTGCAATTAGTCTGCTTTTTAAAGTTGCATCGAATGTAATGGTTGGTATTCTGTCTATTGCAATATTTGCCCTTCGAATAGTGGCATAATGTTGTTGCCAGATTTCATATACCCTTAAATTGCCAGAAGAATGAGATAAAACCGATAACGAACGTACATCAGCATTGGTAGCACCCGGCCCTGGATCTTCATCATCATCGGCCATGTTCATTCCCGTATTAAATAGCGTGTTATAGGGTGTTTGCAATATGCCCGAAGCACCGGCAACACCCTGATTTAGTGAGAAATAAACGGCATTAACTGCATTTATCGCATCTGCCTGTGTTTTGTAATATTCGTTTTCCTGCAGCAATCCATCTGGATTTTCTGTCAGAAACTTCTTGCACGATACCGTTGAAAGTATCGCCAATGATAATGCTGTATATTTTAAAATTTTCATTTTTTTAATTCTTATAAACTTAGGGATAGACCAAACTGCACAGATTTACTATTCGGATATACACCGTTATCAACCCCGGCAGCTAATAAACTTTGTCCGTTTACACTTGCCTCAGGATCAAAACCAGTATATTTTGTCCAGGTAACCAAGTTGGCACCAGAAACATAAATCCTGATATTTTGGGTTTTAATTTTAGCAGCAATGTGCTTTGGCAACGTATAACCTAACGATACGTTTTTCAAACGCAAGTAACTTGAGCTCTCGATAAAACGATCAGAAATAGTGATAGCCGGATCTTGAAATGCTGCTTTTACATCGGTATTTGTATTGCCTGGTGTCCATCTATTAAGTAATTCCGTAGATCCGTTTACATAACCAGTAGCCAATTCCAGATTTGCTCTATTTTGGTTGTATAACTTTCCGCCTACATTAGCCTGTAGAAAAACATTTACATCGAAACCTTTATAGCTGAACGTATTGGTTAATCCGGCCAGAAAACCCGGCTGATTAGCAATAACGATACGATCATCGCCCTGGGTAATTTTCCCATCGCCGTTTAAGTCTTTATATTTTTGGCCTCCGGCCGATTTGTTTGCCTGCGGCGTAAGGGGCACATCGCCAGCTTGAATAACGCCATCGGTTTGATACACGATAAACGAGCCTAAGGGATAACCTACTTTAGCAATAGATGGCGCATTGTTGTTTGGGATATATTGGTTTACACCATCACCCAGGCTCAGTACTTTATTTCTGTTGACTGAGAAAAGTGCAGTGGTGCTCCATTTAAATTCATTGATAAAATTTCTTGTTGTTAACGAAAGCTCAATCCCCTTATTAGCTACTTCGCCAATATTTTGATAAACCACAGATGCCTGTGCATTATATGGATCAGACAAACCAGAAGTTCCGGGAACTGATCTGCTCAACAATAAATCGGTTGTTTTTTTGTAATAGTAATCGGCAGTTATCGCGATACGGTTATCAAATAAACCTAAATCGAAGCCTGCATCTACCTGCAAGGTTTTTTCCCATCCTAAGTTTGGATTACCCACGTTATTAGGAGCGAAACCAGCTACCGTTGTATTCGAGAAGTTATATCTGTAATAGCCAATTTGTCCTAACGATGAGTATGGAGGGATATTTTGGTTACCTGTATAACCCGCACTCAAGCGCACTTTCAGTTGGCTAATCTTTTTCCATTCTTTGGCAAAAGATTCGCTGGTTACGTTCCAGCCAAAAGCTGCCGATGGAAAATAACCCCATTTATTACCTTCACCAAAACGCGATGAACCATCTGCACGTAAAGTTAAGGTTGCTAAATAACGGCCATCAAATACATAATTTACACGACCTAAATAGGAGGCTAATGCCCATTGGATAGCAGTTGAAGATGCCGGGCGTTGCGTTACGCCAGTACCTATATTATTGTAGGTATAATCATCTGTTGCAAAGCCTGCGCCTTCTGCTACCGCACCTTTAGTATTGGATTTTTGAGCGGTAAAACCCACCACCGCATTTATTTTATGCTTCTCGGCAAATGTCTTATCGTAGCTTAGGGTATTTTCATTTAACCAGGATGATGTGAACAAACTACCTACAGTAGCAACGCCACTTAATGCCTGCCCCTCGCCAGTGGTAATTGGTAAATAACGATTTTGCTTATTGTCCGTTACATCAGCACCAAATAAAATTTTTGCTTTTAAGCCTTCCGCGATGGTATATTCAGCAGAAACGTTACCTAAAAAGCGATTGGTTTTTGTTTGATTAATTTGATTATACAAAGAGTTGATTGGATTTTGTAAAGCCGACTCAAAGGGGCTGATGACTACAAATGTGCCATCGTTTTTATAAATAGGTAAAGATGGTGGCGTAAGCAATAGGTTACCTACAATATTAGCTGGTGCCACATTTGCCGTGGTGCTACTTCCAATTACACTGGCAAAAATCCTCAGTCTTTTATTATACTCATGGTCTATGTTTAATCTACCCGCATACCTGGTAAAATTGGTATTCTGCAATACACCTTCCTGGTTAAAATAGTTACCAGACAATGCAAAACGCGTACGTTCAGAGCCCGAAAGGATTGAAATGTTATGGTTTTGTACAGGTGCATCTCTAAATGCAGCTGCCTGCCAATCGGTACCCACACCAGTAGTATCTAAACCATAACCACTTACCGACGGAATGACCAGATTTTTACCTGAGTTTTTAGCTGCATCTTTACGTAGTGCCCACCATTGCGCACCGTTTAACAAAGGCAACGTTCGGATTACGCTTTGACTGCCGTAATAACCATCGTAATTAATTGATGGGTTGCTGGGTTTACCCGTTTTCGTCGTAATAATAACTACACCATTGGCTCCCCTGGAGCCATAAATGGCCGTAGCTGAGGCATCCTTCAATACATCGATAGATTCGATATCTTCAGCACTCAAAAAAGACATTGGGTTTATTTTTGCGCCGTTGGTTACGCCTGCGTCTGCAGCAGTATTGTCGTTATTTATTGGAAAACCATCAATTACATAAAGCGGATCGCTTCCAGCAGTAATAGAGTTACTACCCCTGATTTGTACGCTAACACCCCCACCAGGTTGTCCGGAAGTTTGCGTTACCTGAATACCAGAAACCGTACCTTGCAACAGGCGCTCAGGCGAACTTACTGGTAAACTTTTCAGTTCATCTAATTTTACAGAAGCAATGGCTCCGGTTAAGTCCTTACGCTTTTGTGTACCGTAGCCCACCACAACAATTTCGTTCAGCTGTCCATTTTCCTCTTTTAATAAGATATTTACAGGACTTCCATCCACTATTAATTCTTGTTTTTGATAGCCTATATAGCTAACGACTAAAGTATATGGGAATTTTTGCCCGGTAATGAAACTAAATATTCCTTGTGCATTTGTTTGTGCAACGTGAGTTGTACCTTTAATTTGAACAGAGACACCAATTAAGGGGTCTTTAGTTTTCTCATCTAATACAGTACCTACTAATTTAGATTGTACTAATGGGATTGTCTGTTGCGCTTTAACGGTTACAGAAAGCCCCAGGTTTAATGCAATACCAGTTGCCAATAACATTAAAGTATAGCAAATTTGACTTCGGTAATTAGTTGTTAATGCGTTTCGTCTTTTATCGCAAAGGCTTGATGTCTCCCTTCGCTTTCGGTTATTATTCATGATTAGTTTTTATGGGGATTTAAGGGATTTCAATAACGAAACCCTTGTTTTTAAAAATTTTTGTTTGGAATTTATTACGCAATACGCGGCCACCACAGGCTTTAAATAGCATGAGTTAGCTTAACGAAACCGGCTGAAAGCTATCGGATTATTTGCATAAAATAATCTCAGCCCGGACTGGCGTACCTGATTTTATTGGAATAGAATGAACAGCCTAGTTAGGCATTCGACAATAGCCCCAACAACTTAGGGTACCTCTATTTTTAGAAAAGATTTTTTGCACCTGCAAAGTTAAAGCAAGGTGACATGATGAGGGTAAGGAAAATTTTTCCATATATTTGACTGTTTTTGTTAATGGTACAATTAATTAAAACAAAGAATTCTTAATCAGTAATGTGATTGGCGTTACGTACTGATTTCATTCTAATTAGCGGGGGTTAACTCCCCTGCTTTTTACACTTCAATTTTCTTTTTAAATCTTGTGCAAAGATAATAGTTATTTCCCTATAAGCAAGTAATTCTATAGATTTAGTAGTCTTTATTTTTTCATGCCATTATTTAATCCATTAAAAGTCTTTTTTTGCACTAAAAATATGATTGGTTGCTAAGTCTATTGCGATGGAGCCGACTAACAAGTACAAAAGTATGGTGGGACCAGTAGTTATTTTTTATTTCATCAAAAAGGTTTTGAGCGTTTGCCCAAACCTCTACATTATAATTGCTTTTAAGTACCTAAGCTACATTTAGCTTTCTTAAACTAGCTTAAGTTTTTCTTGCCAGGTACTGTTCATCTTTGTATAGCACAATTTATCCTAGCAAAGATTATGAAAATAGTAGTTATCGGCGGTACCGGCCTTATTGGTAACCAAATCGTAAATCAATTACA
This genomic interval carries:
- a CDS encoding SusC/RagA family protein; amino-acid sequence: MLLATGIALNLGLSVTVKAQQTIPLVQSKLVGTVLDEKTKDPLIGVSVQIKGTTHVAQTNAQGIFSFITGQKFPYTLVVSYIGYQKQELIVDGSPVNILLKEENGQLNEIVVVGYGTQKRKDLTGAIASVKLDELKSLPVSSPERLLQGTVSGIQVTQTSGQPGGGVSVQIRGSNSITAGSDPLYVIDGFPINNDNTAADAGVTNGAKINPMSFLSAEDIESIDVLKDASATAIYGSRGANGVVIITTKTGKPSNPSINYDGYYGSQSVIRTLPLLNGAQWWALRKDAAKNSGKNLVIPSVSGYGLDTTGVGTDWQAAAFRDAPVQNHNISILSGSERTRFALSGNYFNQEGVLQNTNFTRYAGRLNIDHEYNKRLRIFASVIGSSTTANVAPANIVGNLLLTPPSLPIYKNDGTFVVISPFESALQNPINSLYNQINQTKTNRFLGNVSAEYTIAEGLKAKILFGADVTDNKQNRYLPITTGEGQALSGVATVGSLFTSSWLNENTLSYDKTFAEKHKINAVVGFTAQKSNTKGAVAEGAGFATDDYTYNNIGTGVTQRPASSTAIQWALASYLGRVNYVFDGRYLATLTLRADGSSRFGEGNKWGYFPSAAFGWNVTSESFAKEWKKISQLKVRLSAGYTGNQNIPPYSSLGQIGYYRYNFSNTTVAGFAPNNVGNPNLGWEKTLQVDAGFDLGLFDNRIAITADYYYKKTTDLLLSRSVPGTSGLSDPYNAQASVVYQNIGEVANKGIELSLTTRNFINEFKWSTTALFSVNRNKVLSLGDGVNQYIPNNNAPSIAKVGYPLGSFIVYQTDGVIQAGDVPLTPQANKSAGGQKYKDLNGDGKITQGDDRIVIANQPGFLAGLTNTFSYKGFDVNVFLQANVGGKLYNQNRANLELATGYVNGSTELLNRWTPGNTNTDVKAAFQDPAITISDRFIESSSYLRLKNVSLGYTLPKHIAAKIKTQNIRIYVSGANLVTWTKYTGFDPEASVNGQSLLAAGVDNGVYPNSKSVQFGLSLSL
- a CDS encoding sulfatase; the protein is MKKFLILTAITASFIANQVAAQNITQQQEPFKGVIGRTLGESKEYWTDPIKAPANAPNVLWILIDDVGFGATTTFGGLINTPTFDALAKDGLRYTNFHTTAICAPTRSALLTGRNSHAVHMGGFAHTRMSAGFPGWDGRIPSDKGTAAEILRENGYNTFAVGKYGLTPDEDATDVGPFDRWPLGKGFDHFFGFLGSATDQYKPDLVEDNAHVTPDGRHLTAQITDKAISYLKRQQAVKSGKPFFLYYAPGATHSPHQVPDEFRDLYKGKFDKGWDNFRQEIFAQEKKSGIIPQNTVLPERNPNILAWDKLSDKQRKVYARFMEVYAAYLTYTDYEVGRLIDYLKTSQQLENTLVFVIIGDNGASKEGTQNGVIDKGYVAAGTKAPKPLTEEESVDYNYANLAKVGTPENTVGNYPLGWAQALNTPFKAWKQDANSEGGTRNPLIVYYPKGIKDKGTLRTQYGHVIDILPTTLEYVGIKNPEFIRGIKQDTLQGTSLAYSFDNAKAASRHTVQHYYIFGARSIYKDGWKAALSFNRDGIFGPEKASGAATRKYGEGEWELYNLNEDFNERIDLAKKDPKKLAELKALFEVQAQKYNLYPYITWDDVTNQRIHKKTQATNTTTSSETIKK
- a CDS encoding RagB/SusD family nutrient uptake outer membrane protein is translated as MKILKYTALSLAILSTVSCKKFLTENPDGLLQENEYYKTQADAINAVNAVYFSLNQGVAGASGILQTPYNTLFNTGMNMADDDEDPGPGATNADVRSLSVLSHSSGNLRVYEIWQQHYATIRRANIAIDRIPTITFDATLKSRLIAEAKFLRALYYFNLVRLFGGVPLITAQQEFIKASDYAIAKSTPQQVYGQIEKDLIEAAIDLPATYVSPNVGRATKGAAKALLAKVYLTEASQPLNITAKYADAVRLAEEVLSPADGGTGNYGYGLFDNYADAFLPATKNGKEHIFSVQFKSNSQGQGNNETSRAILSNVPGLSGNYAHMVRYYTVGTDKYFSIYKLYTPADKRRDATFVKAFQSPTNGNLYSLGIDGKTYVYKTTDPVPTAELTPFFNKFWDPNSTTLTAEAAANVNILRYADLLLIHAEAENELNGPSAKAFSSLNRVRGRAGLGALSLINTPDKNAFRDALYLDRRLELVYEYERWFDLIREKDAAGNSIFVSSLHKVGKTIATEKNRLYPIPQAEIENNPLLKQNPGW